From the genome of Corallococcus macrosporus DSM 14697:
CGCTGTAGTAGCGGCACGCGTCCATCAGCTCGTCCAGGGGCCAGCGGCGTCCGGCGGGGACCAGCGCGGCGCGCTCGGCGTCCGTGGCGCCATGGAGGCTGACGGCCAGGTGGATGGGGCGCTCCTCGTCCGCCAGCCGGCGGATGCCGGGCACCACGCCCACGGTGCTGAGCGTGATGAAGCGCGGCCCCATGGCGAGCCCCATCGCGTCCACCAGCACGTCCACCGCGGACATCGTGTGCTCGTAGTTGTGCAGCGGCTCGCCCATGCCCATGAGGACGACGTTGCGCAGCGCCTCACCCGAGGCGCGCAGGATGCGGTTGACGTGCAGCACCTGCCCCACGATTTCGCCGGGCGTCAGGTGGCGCGACAGGCCCATCTGCCCGGTGGCGCAGAAGACGCAGCCCATGGCGCAGCCGGCCTGCGTGCTGATGCACACCGTGGCGCGGCCCTTGAACCGCATCAGCACGGTCTCAATCGTCTGGCCGTCGTCCAGGCGCAGGAGCAGCTTGTGGGTGAAGCCGTCGCCGCTGAAGGACTCGTGGTGGGTGGCGAGCTGGCCCAGGCGGGTGTGCTCGCGCAGCGCGCGCAGCAGCTCCGGCTTCAGGCCGTCCAGCTCGTCGAAGGAGGCCGCGTGCCGGCGGTACAGGGCGGTCCAGAGCTGGTCGCGGTGGTAGGGGCCAAAGCCCCAGCCGGCGAGCAGCGCGCCCAGCGCGGGCCGCGTCAAATCGTACAGGTTGGCGGACGTGTCGGACGGCATGACCAGGCCCGGAGATAACACACCGGGCCCGGGCGCACCCGCGCCCCGTACCCTTCGTGGACATTGACCCTGCCCTCCAGGGCGCCCCGGCTGGCGCCTGGTGGACGGGCGGGCGGGCGTCCGGGCGCGGGGGCGGAAGCAGGCGGCCGTGCCTACCTTCCGCGTGCATGGGAATGGCCATCCATCAGGAGGACTTCCGCCCGGAGGACCACGCGCGCTTCTCCAGGCGGCTGGCGGAGAGCCTGGAGGCGCTGCGGGCGCTGCTGGCGCGGCCGGGCTTCGGCGTGGGGCCGCCGACGGTGGGCGCGGAGCTGGAGCTGTGTCTGGTGGACCGCCTGGGCTTCCCGCTGCCGGTGAACCGGGAGGTGCTGGCGCGAACCTCGGACCCGCGCGTGACGCTGGAGCTGGACGCCTTCAACCTGGAGGTGAACCTGCGGCCGGGCCCGCTCGCCGGACGGCCCTTCACCGCGCTGCGGGAGGAGGTGGAGAGCGCGGTGGCGGCGGTGCGCCAGGCGGCGTCCACGCAGGGCGCGCGCGTGGCCGTCATCGGCATCCTCCCCACCTTGCGCGAGGCGGACCTGGGCAGCGGCGCGCTCACCGGCGAGCCGCGCTACCGCGCCATGTCCGCCGCCATCCGTCAGCGCCGGGGCGCCGTGCCCTTCCAGGTGGCCATTCGCGGCGAGGAGGAGGCGCTGGCGCTCACCTGGAACGACGTGACGCTGGAGGGCGCCAACACGTCGCTCCAGTACCACCTGCGGGTGGCGCCCGGTGACTTCGCGCGCATGTACAACGCCGCGCAGCTCGCCACGGCGCCCGTGCTGGCGGTGTCGGGCAACTCGCCCCTCTTCCTGGGCCGCAAGCTGTGGGA
Proteins encoded in this window:
- the rlmN gene encoding 23S rRNA (adenine(2503)-C(2))-methyltransferase RlmN, with translation MPSDTSANLYDLTRPALGALLAGWGFGPYHRDQLWTALYRRHAASFDELDGLKPELLRALREHTRLGQLATHHESFSGDGFTHKLLLRLDDGQTIETVLMRFKGRATVCISTQAGCAMGCVFCATGQMGLSRHLTPGEIVGQVLHVNRILRASGEALRNVVLMGMGEPLHNYEHTMSAVDVLVDAMGLAMGPRFITLSTVGVVPGIRRLADEERPIHLAVSLHGATDAERAALVPAGRRWPLDELMDACRYYSEKRKRRIFFEWTLISGRNDTAEHAHTLGQLLQGMDAHVNVIPLNPTVGYDGGPSRPESVRAFQDVLAAYEVPSTVRQRRGIDIDAGCGQLKAKVERRTRSLVPSSA